The Arvicola amphibius chromosome 6, mArvAmp1.2, whole genome shotgun sequence DNA window GATTCAAATGCAATTCTCTAGTCACAGAATACAAAGTCAAGCAAGGAAAACAGAAGCCAGcaaaaccagacagacagacaaaacaccctgGTATTTATAGTACATATgagtgcttgtgtgcacatgcaagagcttgtggaggccagaaatggaCACCAGAGtttgtcttccttgattgctcttaccttatttatttaaaattcatttgtatGTCTGAGTACCTGCttatctgtgtgtgcaccatgtgtacaGGTGccctggagggcagaggagggtgtcaggcaGTTAGAGGCTGTGTGAGCTGTCTGGTGCAGGTctaggatcctctgcaagagcacccaAGTTCTCCGACCAGTgacccacctctccagtcccagcctCCTTATCCTTTGAGATAAGATCTTCCCCCAGCTCAGAACAGTAGGGATCCATTTGTGTGCACTCCCCCGCTCCACTAGTGCTGCAGGCAGCCGTGAAGCCTCGCACTTTTTACAGGAGCGctagggatccgaactcaggtcctcacgcatAGCAGTGATCActtcattgctgagccatctccccgcaCCCCAGCTACCTTTTTAGCTTCTGCTGCTGCACCCAGCTTTGGTCTTGGCGGCGGAGATTCATCAAAAAAGAGAACATCATCCCCTTCTGAGATGCCTCTTCCAAGCTTAGGCATCCGTGGGGCTGTGGTTCTTTCCCAGCTGGGAAACTCGGCCCCAGTTCGAGGAGACTGGGCCGCAGACTGTCGAGACGAACACGGCTCTGCTGGGCTCTGGACTTCACTTGAGCTTTGAAGGAATCTTGAAAGGAACATGAAGTAACTAAGTATGGGGCTGCGCATGTGGCTAGACAAATCATTTGTCTGGCATACTCCAGGTCCTGGGCTCCACCCCACAACCAAAcccaaagtaaataaatgcaagtAAATATACTCCCAAGGCTCAAAAACCTTGAAGTCTAGAACTCTCAGTGGACTGGGAGATCCTAGACAAGCAAGAGAGGACAACTAGTTGTAGGTAAACAACTTCCTTTCTTTGGTTAAGAACTCAAATCAGCAACTAAGAACAACAGCAGCTTTGCTCACTCTTGGCTAATTGAATACGCCATTGCTGTTCTACCACTGCCAAACTGTGACTGTTTTACCACTGGCTCTGCGGAGTCGCTGTCTACAGCACACACCTACAGTTGCGATGTGGAGGTATCTGTGTGTGGTCAGCTGTAAGGCCCCGGGCCTCACGGACTCTCCCTGCTTTTCAGTTTATCCTACAGGAAGGGAATATCCTTCacaagggaggaggggggagagggtgTGATggcgggggtgtgtgtgtgtgaaatgactAAAATTCCTATAGACACGCATGAAACCGTCAAAGAAAAGGAGATCCTTAACAAGAACGGCACTGCAACCTACACAGGGATTCTTTTGTATAGATTTGACATATTAGGAAAAAGATTCAAGCCAGGTGTGGCGGCACATtcctgcacttggaaggcaaagccaGGAGGAcgatgagttcaaagctaacccAGGCTACATGAatcagggtcttactatgtagcacaggACCTAGAATAGACAATTCTAAGTTTCATTAGTGtcagggttaaaggcatgcaccacgcTGTCTGACTCAGAACCATCCTTCCAATAATTACCTAGTTATACTTTACTTAGGACAACTTTAATGAACAttctacacacacatgaaacatcTATTCAGCTCTGATCAATTACAGCACAGACACCAAAATTAGATGCTAAGTTTCAGGAGATgcgaaaagcacaagaaaaaaactcagcaaagcaaaagaatttcatattttatagttGTTTACAACATCTACAAGATAGTCCCCTACAGTCTCAAGAAGACTGTGTAAATGTTTTCCTACAGGGTCACACTGTTGCTCAAACTTGtagccctcctgcctctacctttaatggttgggattataggcatgtgctaccatgcctgacactttcaaaacaattgctttttatgtatgtatgtatgtatgtatgcatgtgtatgtatgtatgtgtgcatgcatccatGTCCAACACAGAGTACAtacaggaggtcagaggacaacttgtgggagttggttctatACTTTTACCATGTTggcctggggatggaactcagcttgtctggcttggtggcaatcatgtttacctgctgagccatcttgccagcccacgcttgatacctttaaaataacaAAGTCTGGGGCTTTACTTTGGAACCACCTCACCCGAACTTCTCATTTTGTAGATAAAATACTGAGGTCAAGACCATTGTTCAGAAAGCCTCTtctcaccttccttcttcccagggtcATACCTGTTCCCTGTAccagcaggctctgggagcagtAGCCTAAGCTAGAGGCAGACAGCTCAATGTCATTTAACTTAGAACAAAAACAGCAAACCCATATCAGCAGCCACATTCAAAAACCTACTAGAGTGTTCTGAGGAGTCCTGGGTGAGCTATCCACAAAGGGAGCCCACTACTCCTTTACCGTTTCTGtatctcttctgacttcctcttccGCATTTCTAGCATCTGTTGCTTTTGCTGCTTCAAGAGGGCTGATGCGGAGATTGACTGGATGGCAGGTTTTGGGCTCCCCATTACCCCTAAAACACAAGCCACATACCAGGGTTGGGGGGGAAGTCTGGGGAACATGGGCACACACACCATAATCACATACGCTCACTGTACCTGAAGACTTGGCTTTGGCTAAATGCTTTAAGTTTCTGGCTCCAAATGTGGGCAGGGCCATCAATTCCCTGAACTCCTCGGAGCAAGACAAGCTCTTCTGGGGGATTCCTGAAATATGCAAACGTTAATTCTAGAGGATTCAGAATTTAAATGGTTTCATATCATGTGACATCACTTTTTAAACACTATAGTCATAACTTAGTAACTAGAGAATAAGATGGATTACTCAAAGACAATGCAGAACTTTTAATTTAAAGGTCAGACTAGTAGGACAGCAAGAGGATGGTAAATACCAAATGCTAAACCCCCAAGGTCTGTGGGGCCCACGGATATGCCATTTCTGGAACATGAGTAAGAGGCCATGCAAGTAAGTTACTGGTGACCCTTAGGACCACAGGTCCCAGTAGACTCATGCTGTCACACCTAGGCCTGTTTTAACAAATGGTAACTGATAAGATCAGCCAGGAACCTGACACTAATCCTGGATGCTGAGACTTGGCTAAGATCAAGTTGCAGGTTTTCCTTACTGCTTGTCACCAAGCTTCTCTTCCTTTAGCCTAGGCCACATTGGCCACTAGCCATGTGATGATTGGCTATTCATTACTAGAGAACATAAGCAAGCCATAACCATTCTTAATCCCAAATACTGCATCTACTGGAGACAGAGGATGGGCACAGAAAAAATTAccgagattttgttttgtttcctggatgATGGAGTTTGTGCCCCTCACCACCAGATTAGTCAGAGTGGTTTGAACCTTCTTCTTAGGAGCGATAGCTGCTGCCCTGGGAAGACAAGAGCCACCAAGGCTAAAATCACTGAGCTGCAAGCCCTTCAGAAACAAACTACGAagattttttgggtttttttttgtttgtttgtttttgttttccaagacagggtttctctgtagctttgaagcctatcctggaactagctcttgtagatcaggctggcctcgaactcacagagatccacctgcctctgcctctcgagtgctgggattaagggcttgtgccaccactgcccagcacaagcCATGAAGATGTGCATGCGTTTGTTACCAACTGCCCAAGTTTCTCAAGTCTCACACAAGCAGGCTTTGCTAGCCACAACTGAGTAGCCAGAGTTCTGGTTTGTACACTAAACACAGATGGAGAATAGGTAACCTACAGATTTGCTTGATGTCTTGCCAAAGGGCTGGAAAAAAATATGTCAGTACTGTGATACAGAAGCCTAAGGATTTGTCTTAAAATAACTAATGTCTgttaaagtttaatattttacAATTATAGGTCAGTTTAAAATGTTATTAGATGCTGGGCAGTGTGGCCCAAAcatgtcatcccagcactagggagatggaggcaggaggtcagGAAGTCAAGGCCAGGCTTCATCACACATGTACCCATGAAGTTAATGGTTTCTAAGAGGTCTGCAACCTCACTCTATAATAATGACAACAGAAATAGTAACAACGAATAATAATCATAAAGGGAATGACTCAAGGGATGTTGGCACTTTTCCATTTTGATACAGGAATTCACTCACTAAGCTGGCCTGAAATTCTGCCACAGCTGGGCATGGAGTGCTGATTCTGCTGACTCTATCTCTcgactgttttttctttttttctaccccctcccccacccccaggattcctttatgtagtccttgctgtcctggaacaactagctctgtagatcacgCTGAtcctgaactcactgagatccgcctgcctctgctgcccaagggcTGGGgaaaaaggcgtgcgccaccactgcctggcaattgCTTTTcactttagaaaaatgttttttttttttttttatgtgtagatgcgtgtgtgagtgtaggtTTGGTTTGCACACAGTGAGTGCAGTGCCCAGAGAGGTCAAAAAAGAGCAGGGCATctcctgaggctggagttacagtggctgtgagccacctggccTGAGTAGTGGGAAGCaaaaactcgggtcctctgccaAACAGTAGGCCCACCTCTCCAGACTGCTTCCTCCATTCGGGAGGCTTAGGCTGGTCCTGGGCTCATGctctttctgtctcagtctcccaagagctgggcttGCAAATGTGGGCCACCCCACCCAGCTAAACATGAAGCATGGGCTCTATGTTCAGACCACATGACTCACTTTCCATTTATTCTGAGTGTACTCCTCTCTTCCTAGGAAGGAAAGATGCTCTTAGCCACTTTAGCGAAATCGTTTCCCAAATACAGCCCCGAGAAATGTCTTACATGGACGCTGCGAAGGATTCAGAAGAAACCCCGCCGTAGTAGAAACCATCTTGGCACAGCCGCTCTTTCAGGCTGGTGCCTTTGCGGAACTTCTTTGGAATCCGTCCCCCGGAGAAGGTGGACTGCAGATCGGACCGCTTTGCACTAAGCTTCTTGTACTGGGCCTGGATGTGATACTGGCAGTATTCGCAGTCATGCTGTTGGGGAAAAGCACCCGGTGAGGACGTGGCCAGCAGGCTGGAGGCGGTGCAGTCCACTCTCCCAGAGCTCCGGTTGGCTCACCACTACAGCACCCAAAGTCTACCCCTCATGACTGGGCCAAAACCATAGGCAAAACCCACACTGACAGATTTGAGACCCACCAAATTAACAATCTGTGTACACGGCTCTCCATTCTTCTTCTTGGCTTTACAGGTTCCCAGGTCCATAGCTTCTCCCATAATTAAGACTTTTTGAGGATGATCAATAGATAAGCACACCTGTGCGAGAAAGGTTGCGCAAGCGTTAAAGGCCTTTATCGTAAGAATGGGTGAAGATCTATTTCAGCTGATTTggaaggctttcttttttttgggtttttttgagacagggtttctctatagctttggagcctgtcctggaactagctcttgtagaccaggctggcctcgaattcacagagatctgcctgcctctgcctcctgagtgctgggattaaaggcgtgccctgCCCCCACCGCTTTTGGAAGGCATGTTTGAAGCCAGAACTCTCTATAGCTATAGATTGAGGAGTGCAGAAGACTCATTCCGCTCCCTTCTGTCTAACCAACTTTTCCTTCCTCTTGGTTATTggaatcctgactgtcctggctgGTCAACTGCTTAGCCTCAGACAATGGCTGTAGTAGCCCGattttcccagcattccttaCAGCCAACAATGGTCATATGATAAGGCCTGACAAATTATACTGAAACAGGAATTGACAGAAAAATCTTGATTTCCCACTAAAAAGAGATAGGCTGGCTCATCCTCCTTCATCTTGCCGCTAATGGTGGTAAGAGGCCAGAAGGACAGTCTCTGAGTGACCTTGGCTGACTCAACTCTCCCATTCCCTGCTGCCAATTCTCAGGCAGACCTACCAAGAATACAGGCTGAGATAAGAAGGAATGTTCTCAACTGCCTGGGCTCTGTCCTTGTTTCCAGAACGGGATATCTTGTCACTTGAGATCATAAGGGCCAGTGGTTACCAGGTAACAAAATCCAGATCAGAAAGCTTTTAAAATCCCCCGCTAGCCATGAAGCAAAGTTGGCCACAGGTAAGACTCCATCTACACTGGACAGTTCTCCTGAGTAGAGAGATGAGCCCCCAAGAGCATAGACTTCTATTAATTCTTGCAGCCTGTCTGTAATGGAATAAATTTGCCTATCTGGATTCACACTCTGGTAGCAGAGTCTGTGCAAAACTTAACATCAGATCTGGGAATGAAGCTTATCAGAGCCCCCCACAATCCAGGATCAGTAACCAATGAATACTAGTCAGTGTAAGTCAGAAACTCACTGTGGTAGTTAGAGAAAAAATAGgttcaaatattttaatgttaggTCCCAATTTGGTTGAAATATTCTGAGAAGGATTAaaagttgtggccttgttggaggaagtatatcactaggggtaggctttgaggtttcaaaagcccacaccaggcccgtctctctttctgcttctgatttatggatcaggatgtaagtaagctcttagctactgctatagtgccatgcctgcttgctgccatgtttcccactatgatgatcatggactcaccctctgaaactggaagcaaggCCCCAGTTAAAGACTTTCTTATATAAATTGTCTTAGACATGGTATCTCTTCAGTGacaaaaaagtaaattaagaTACTCATGGAGATATGACATCACTAAATTACCTATTTCTAGACGTTTGTTAGTttgagggaggagaggacagggtcttactgtgtattaGAGGACGGCCCAAACCCACCACGTAGCCTAGATTGGCCCAAAACTGTGACCTTCCTCAGACCACAATGGACTTACAAGAAAAGTTTGGCTGGCTATATGGTTCAGTGGTGAGTACAATGTttggaatccacatggtagaagggaagaACCAATTCtgcaagtcgtcctctgacctcgcCATGTATCCTGTGACACCCACTGCACCCCCTTCCAGTCCACAATAAATCAAAGgtagtaaatttaaaaagcaagacaaaataaagagtcgggcagtagtggcgcatgcctttagtcccagcactcgggaggcagaggcgggcggatctctgtgaggtctacagaatgagttccaggataggctccaaaacaaagaaagaaaggaaataaagaaaacagtagtTTGGCATGGTAACTTACACCTGTATtcctaggacttgggaggcagagacaagaagtctgctgctagttccaggccagcactggcaatgagaaacacacacaggcacacaaaggaaaaagaaaaactcattgttggactttgttgttttggttttatgtaaCTGGATCTTACcttgtagcccaaactggccttgaaccaaTGGCAATCCTCTGGCTTTGGCCTCTgaactaatctgattacaggtgtgaactatAACACACATTTAAATCTCAGTGTTTATTGTTTAAAAGAAACTCTATTCAAGTGTTTTTGTTACATATGGTCAAATACACTCTCACCCAACAGATGAAGACTTTTCACCATCCTCTGCTGGGTCAGTGTAGGAAAACTACCATTGCAGTTCACACTGGCTAGCAATTCACCAGGGAAGCAAAGTAACCCAGAACGCTAATGACGATGGGGAGGATAAAGATTTGCTTTGACTCTAAGCTCCAGCTAGGACTGTAAAATTAATGAAGCAAAATTCATTCAACTGCAACACATTGATCTCTTGATACAGCCCTGGAAATTTATGCAAAGCTAAGGAAACCTGAGTGGGAGAGTTCAATCAACTCGAGCTGGCGAAATGGCTTggcaggtaaaagtgcttactGTGCAAGCCTGGAGTGCAGTTCCCAGAAAGGTAGGGGGAAGTGACTCTATAAAACTGTGCTTTCATCTCCACACGTGAGCTGTGTCACACACAtgtactctctttttctttgataataAATAACGTAGCGATAATAATGAGAGTTAACTCTGGGAACTGTGGCACTAATTCAAAACGATTTAGAATAAGTGGATTCACAGAATATTGGTAGGCAATGAGCCAACAAATGAAGAACCAGAACAATGGGGACAGGATCAGTACAGCTCAGAGGTAGATTAAAACAGATGTTTCTGATAAAACACTAAGTGTATAAACCACACAGTCAAAGCTGATATTCTTACCTCCTCGGAGCCTTCTTTGGGCTTCATGGGATTTGCATTGAGCAATCCTATGACAGTCCCTTGCTCTGTCTTCCAGAGATCTTTGTGGACTTCTCCAAACAAGAACAAGGACACACACCGCGTCAGGTCACGAAGGTCATTTAGTTTCCAGATGCTAAATGTTTTCCCCTGGAGTGAACAGAGCTACTTTTAATCACTTCTGAATCTTATTTGATAGTGCCTCCATTTAGGGTTCAAGTGTCTTATTGTGGGAAAATATCTGAATATAATTCACCTGAAAGAAATGGCTGTCAGAGTGCTTTCAAATTCTGCGCTaactctgtctctgggctttagCGTTTACCGCCTGCCTcatctgggaggaagagaagcaaggCAGCCGCAAAGACTCAGCAGGGCTAACGGTCTAGGGCCAGCACTCCTGTCCAGTGTCACGTCACAGCGCGTGGCTACCTCACTGACATGGGCCAAAGACCTCAGCACCTTACAACCATGTCATCTTACAACCATGGAGATCTCTGGGATGTGTGGACTCGGCCCCTCTAATTACTTGGGACCAACACAAGTAAGTGTCCCTTAAAAAGTGACAACCGAAATGCAGTAAAAATGACTGGACAATAAGAAGCCCAGCTGGCTCTCAGTCAGGAGTTCTCTGCTAATAGTACCCGTGGACAACCGACAGGCAGCAGCTGAAGGCTGGGAGACCCGCTGTTAGCCTGGGCAGGAGCAGCTTACACTGTTAGTGCTCTGTGGAGTGACTTTTCTCAGAATCACCCCAAATGTCACCCAGTCCGTTTCTTCCAGGTTCTCAGTTGCAATCTTCTCCTTGATCTGAGACAGTCTGATCAGTTTCCGACCTGTCATTTTCCTGTCCATTTCTGTGGAGGATACTCGAGGTCGCCTGGGTCAAGAAGCCAGTAATTAATGGGTTATTTTTCTGGTAGTAGACTATCTGGCACCTTACCAGATGGTGAGGGGGACTACAGGAGCAGCAACCTCTTCAGTGCTCAGGGAACTTTTGTATAATATGGATTtagcatacatttatttttatttagttagttttggtTTCTTGGGAcaggaactcagtatgtagctcaggttggcctagaacttataatcttcctgcctcaatctgGCTAAAGTaagcttttttcccccttaaaatagattaaaaaataattttcaaagattaCTTTTCCCTGAACATAGATTTGCCTATAAAGTTTACTTTATAATCCTTTGTAATTACAAGATATTATAAGAAGGTACTGCTATTCTGgttaaactatcttttttttgctttgagacTGTGTTTCACTttaatagcccaggctggccatgtaGTCAtgcaggctagccttaaactctcaATCCtctttccttagctttctgagagtggGTATTAAAAGTATGAACCATCACACCTAaactacatatatttataaatttaaaaacagtctAGGATTCTACACCTGCACACAAGAGTCTAAAGTGCACCTATATAAAGACAGGAAGCATTACAATAAAATCTCTATCACTGTTTTGATATGACAATATCTGATTAAACAGCTAttatttgtccattttcttttaacaggcaaacattcttttttatttttggagatagggtctcttacatagccctggctgccaaggactccctctgtagaccaggctggccttgaactcacagagatcctcctgtctcctaagagctgagattaaaggcgtgcaccgccattCCTCACAGTGTAGCCGTCCTTAGACATAGACAGCCACAGCACACTGCACTGGGCTAGAGATAGCAAGGCCTGCTGTGCTGTAGAGTTCCCAGTCTGACAGGACACAGAGCCATCTAGTGGGACATGTTACAGCTACTGACCTGAGTCGCAGGCCTGAGAAGGCTTCCACGGAGACCTGGGGAACCTGTGGGGCCCGTTCCTCAGAATTCCCAGGGGTTCCTGCGCTCTGATTTCTAGTCATCCCACTGGGTTTGTTTCCAGGAACGGTTTGCGGTGAAGGTGCACTTTTTGGTCTTGGAGAGGAGCTTTTGGGCTCTAGAAAATTGGAAATAACCTGTAGCGGTTGTGAGGGTGTGCTTGTCCTTGAAGATGACTCTAGAAAATCAGCATAACAAGTGGAAAGAGGATGACTGAGAGACATAAACCTGCTTATAGAGTTCGTTTTTAATCAACATATGGaataatttctgttgctgttttgagactagggctcaatatgtagcccaggctagcctagaatggAGGTTCCTCCAAATATTAGATGTATAGGCACGTACCAAGATGCCTCAGGCAAACaaatttctccctctccctctccctctgatACAATATgtctgtgggccagaagagggcaccagacctcattacagatggttgtgagccaccatgtggttgccaggaattgaactcaggatctttggaagagcaggcaatgctcttaaccactgagccatctctccggcctctCAGGCAAACAAATCTTGAGAGAGAAGACCAAATGTCTGCAGTGCTGCCCAACAGAACTTTGTGTGGAAATGGCTGGGGAGTTCACAAATgcttttaactccagctccacgggaCCTAACACCTtggcaggcacacacacctgtacatacacactcacacacccacaccagtAGACGATGTATTTTCAACAGGGTGGAGCAGTGAGACCCAGTGAGGCCTTGAGTACCATACCTGTAGGAGGAGTCTTTGGCATCCTAGCTACCCGCTTGGCTCTGGGTAAAGCAGGGACATCAAGCTCTGCAGAAAAGCATGCTGACTCCT harbors:
- the Mcm10 gene encoding protein MCM10 homolog, with protein sequence MDVEEDNLSLLASLLEENEAALPCHSEESNSLSPEDGEPDEFDELFDADGDGESYTEEADSGEEGKKEGQEENLATLFGDVGDLTDDELPTSQVENKVLPVPAPSQEKTNQELQDELKKLQEQMKSLQEQLKAASIKQPPSVALLHKSPGGASLQPPLKEKKVRRIQESACFSAELDVPALPRAKRVARMPKTPPTESSSRTSTPSQPLQVISNFLEPKSSSPRPKSAPSPQTVPGNKPSGMTRNQSAGTPGNSEERAPQVPQVSVEAFSGLRLRRPRVSSTEMDRKMTGRKLIRLSQIKEKIATENLEETDWVTFGVILRKVTPQSTNSGKTFSIWKLNDLRDLTRCVSLFLFGEVHKDLWKTEQGTVIGLLNANPMKPKEGSEEVCLSIDHPQKVLIMGEAMDLGTCKAKKKNGEPCTQIVNLHDCEYCQYHIQAQYKKLSAKRSDLQSTFSGGRIPKKFRKGTSLKERLCQDGFYYGGVSSESFAASMAAAIAPKKKVQTTLTNLVVRGTNSIIQETKQNLGIPQKSLSCSEEFRELMALPTFGARNLKHLAKAKSSGVMGSPKPAIQSISASALLKQQKQQMLEMRKRKSEEIQKRFLQSSSEVQSPAEPCSSRQSAAQSPRTGAEFPSWERTTAPRMPKLGRGISEGDDVLFFDESPPPRPKLGAAAEAKKLAAIAKLRAKGQILTKTDPNSIVRKEMCPQDVLEVKERAEKSNMVSPEEDELEPARKKRREQLAYLESDEFQRILKAKSKHTDILKEAEAELQKSYFEPLVKKEQMEEKMRNIREVKCRVVTCRTCAYTHFKPLETCTSEQHSLHWHDGVKRFFKCPCGNRAISLDRLPNKHCSNCGLYKWERDGMLKEKTGPKIGGETLLPRGEEHARFLNSLK